A section of the Malania oleifera isolate guangnan ecotype guangnan chromosome 2, ASM2987363v1, whole genome shotgun sequence genome encodes:
- the LOC131148763 gene encoding uncharacterized protein LOC131148763 produces MGKKGNWSCSSAAIGSAVAAIVLCKPKDPAFHLASIKLTAFKLKLPALDTDLILTVHVSNPNVVPIRYSATAMSIFYEGSLLGSAQVEAGLQASNSCQILRLPA; encoded by the coding sequence ATGGGCAAAAAAGGAAACTGGAGCTGCAGCTCCGCGGCGATCGGCTCCGCCGTGGCGGCGATCGTACTCTGCAAGCCCAAGGACCCCGCCTTCCACCTGGCATCGATCAAGCTCACCGCCTTCAAGCTCAAGCTGCCAGCGCTCGACACCGACCTCATCCTGACCGTACACGTCAGCAACCCGAACGTGGTCCCGATCAGGTACTCGGCGACGGCGATGTCGATCTTCTACGAGGGGTCGCTGCTAGGTTCGGCGCAGGTGGAGGCGGGCTTGCAGGCGTCGAACTCGTGCCAGATCCTGCGGCTGCCGGCGTGA